The following proteins are co-located in the Palaemon carinicauda isolate YSFRI2023 chromosome 3, ASM3689809v2, whole genome shotgun sequence genome:
- the LOC137638859 gene encoding uncharacterized protein, producing MKYPKVRFHTLPFNHYKHDQHPSSFSIIKILLSCPVMLISATASLSHPPSIIGNQESALKKSPGAYGVETIHESIAYCYIIIDGEGKRVASSHYCGNDCVDNFLLDLSDCWAAIRSQRKTFPIDMSTEDERTFQQQTVCQMCKTSFKHDHDKHRHHDHAEPKNNFIGAYCARCNLACRELKTRLPVFAHNSSYDLGLILKELKTKVDITIMTKQGLKNQRMTVGNLVFLDSLAFLGSSLDSLASEYFRDGRKAGLTEDMLSEIRDDKLRGEVIQGKLPFCYDYIDSLAKLNETHLPPKTAFYNKLRERDISEDYDKYGLDLPHYVSLPSYAFDSFLKMSEIELDHVYDEELYNLIRHNARATDELPLCLSHEEVAFKNLSPYCKSVLEHEGGRMTVKCKKLMATHHSKKEYLISLPLLQLYMDLGLELEVVHSIYEFSQSAYMKDFIKTNIEVVINMPNYIGFAILESAKFDLYYFFYKVLKNNYGDKVKLLYTDTDSFIFALEVDDLNSELAQEPLKSYMDFSNFDVDHPLFSNKRKGELGLLKSETGSNLITEVKALKPKMYSMLVQKQGHINRAKGIPSHMHASINHEQYSQILEDHRVNYLTVRTIRNVRGQMSTTKVKKKCLSAFDSKRYHTSPYNSYAYGHPDIEVGDEEVASEVRFNNPLPKLLNPPSEPIPRVSENLWKKREEKVTVYFPPTDNGMSENGEE from the exons aatcagctttgaagaaatcccccggggcttatggtgtggagaccatacacgaatcaatagcttattgctatatcattatcgACGGCGAAGGAAAAAGAGTCGCCTCCAGTCATTATTGCGGGAATGATTGCGTCGATAACTTTCTGTTAGACCTTAGTGATTGTTGGGCGGCGATCAGATCACAGAGGAAAACATTCCCCATTGATATGTCGACCGAGGatgaaagaactttccaacagCAGACTGTATGCCAGATGTGTAAGACGTCGTTCAAACACGACCACGACAAGCACAGACACCATGACCATGCCGAACCCAAGAATAACTTTATTGGCGCTTACTGCGCGCGTTGTAATTTAGCGTGTCGCGAACTTAAAACTCGACTCCCCGTTTTTGCACACAATTCTAGTTACGACCTGGGTCTTATCCTTAAGGAATTGAAAACTAAAGTCGATATTACAATCATGACGAAGCAAGGGCTTAAAAATCAGCGAATGACTGTCGGTAATTTAGTTTTCCTCGACTCTTTAGCCTTTTTAggatcttctttggatagtttagcctccgaatattttagggatggaaggaaggctGGCTTAACAGAGGACATGTTAAGCGAAATTAGAGATGACAAATTGCGGGGTGAAGTCATTCAAGGCAAATTACCTTTCTGTTATGACTATATAGATAGCCTTGCAAAACTCAATGAAACGCATTTGCCCCCCAAAACGGCATTTTACAACAAGCTAAGGGAGCGCGATATATCAGAGGA ttatgataagtacggtcttgatttaccacactatgtttcacttccatcctacgcctTTGACAGCTTCCTTAAGATGAGCGAgattgagttggatcacgtctatgatgaggaattgtataatctaattAGACATAAT gctagagccactgatgaactgccgttatgcttatcccacgaggaagttgcttttaaaaatctatcaccctactgtaaaagcgtactagaacacgaagggggacgcatgactgtaaagtgtaaaaagcttatggccacccatcacagtaaaaaagaatatctcatttccctccctcttttacagttgtatatggacttaggcttagaactagaggttgtgcattcaatctatgaattcagtcaaagtgcttacatgaaggattttattaaaaccaacatcgaa GtcgtcatcaatatgcctaattacataggttttgccattctagaatcggccaagtttgacctttactacttcttttataaggttctcaagaataattatggggataaagtcaaactcctttacaccgatacagatagtttcatttttgctctggaagttgacgatcttaattcagagttagcgcaagaacccttgaaatcatatatggatttttccaacttcgacgtTGATCACCCGCTTTTTAGTAATAAGAGAAAGGGGGAgctggggcttttaaaatcagaaacggggagtaatcttataacggaggtgaaagcgttgaaacctaaaatgtattccatgCTAGTTCAGAAACAGGGTCACATTAATCGTGCGAAAGGTATACCAAGTCACATGCATGCTTCGATAAACCacgaacagtattcccaaatcctggaagatcatcgcgtcaactatctcactgtacggacaattagaaatGTGAGAGGACAAATGAGTACCACTAAAGTAAAAAAGAAGTGTCTCTCGGCTTTTGATTCGAAGAGATACCATACAAGCccatacaattcttacgcatacgggcATCCCGATATTGAAGTGGGGGATGAGGAAGTTGCAAGTGAAGTTCGATTCAACAACCCCCTTCCCAAATTACTGAATCCACCTTCAGAACCAATCCCTCGCGtttctgaaaatttatggaaaaagagagaagaaaaggttacagtCTATTTTCCACCCACCGATAATGGAATGTCAGAAAACGGGGAGGAGTGA